The uncultured Flavobacterium sp. genome contains a region encoding:
- a CDS encoding TetR/AcrR family transcriptional regulator → MTKGEETKQFIIEKAAPIFNTKGIAATAMSDIMEATKLSKGSMYVHFENKDVLACAAVDHNMKILGNKLQAEMSKSKTAKGELFAYIDFFSNPVTPPIIGGCPLLNFGTEADDTNPVIKEKINNAIKLNQQLIQTIINRGISNKEFNPDWNYAEFATIMFAMMEGGHLISRMSGNNDKMKIIINSLKAMIEENSI, encoded by the coding sequence ATGACAAAGGGAGAAGAAACCAAACAATTCATTATAGAAAAAGCTGCCCCGATTTTTAATACAAAAGGGATTGCCGCTACAGCTATGAGTGATATTATGGAGGCTACAAAGTTGTCTAAAGGAAGTATGTACGTTCATTTTGAGAATAAAGACGTTTTGGCGTGCGCAGCGGTTGATCATAATATGAAAATTCTGGGTAATAAATTGCAAGCCGAAATGAGCAAAAGCAAAACGGCTAAAGGCGAATTGTTTGCTTATATAGACTTTTTCAGCAATCCTGTAACTCCCCCAATTATTGGCGGTTGTCCGTTGTTGAATTTTGGAACAGAAGCTGATGACACAAATCCTGTTATCAAAGAAAAGATAAATAATGCTATAAAACTGAATCAGCAATTAATACAAACAATTATCAATAGAGGAATTTCAAACAAAGAATTTAATCCGGATTGGAATTATGCTGAGTTTGCAACAATAATGTTTGCCATGATGGAAGGTGGTCACTTAATCTCAAGAATGTCTGGCAACAACGATAAGATGAAAATAATCATTAATAGCCTAAAGGCTATGATTGAAGAAAACAGCATATAA
- a CDS encoding multidrug efflux SMR transporter, whose protein sequence is MNWIILIIAGLFEVSFATCLGKAKEAAGTDAYLWYMGFFVSLTISMLLLIKATETLPIGTAYAVWTGIGAVGTVLMGIFVFKEPVDFWRLLFLATLVGSIIGLKAVSH, encoded by the coding sequence ATGAACTGGATTATTCTAATTATTGCGGGACTGTTTGAAGTCTCATTTGCAACTTGTCTCGGAAAAGCAAAAGAAGCTGCCGGCACTGATGCTTATTTATGGTACATGGGCTTTTTTGTATCGCTAACCATAAGTATGCTGCTGCTTATTAAAGCAACTGAAACTTTGCCTATTGGAACTGCTTATGCTGTCTGGACCGGAATTGGCGCTGTAGGAACGGTATTGATGGGGATTTTTGTTTTTAAGGAGCCTGTCGATTTTTGGAGATTGCTTTTTCTTGCTACATTAGTTGGTTCAATCATAGGTCTTAAAGCTGTTTCACATTAA
- the tnpA gene encoding IS200/IS605 family transposase yields MANTYTQLYIQFVFAVKYRKALIDKEWKDRLHQYMTGIIQSNQHKMLCINSMPDHIHIFIGMRPTQSISSLVQNVKTETSKWIKEQKLCLAFAWQEGYGAFSYSRSHVPNVIRYIQNQEQHHKKETFLEEYQKLLNAFEIEYDEQYIFKEPIA; encoded by the coding sequence ATGGCAAATACATACACACAGCTGTATATACAATTTGTTTTCGCAGTAAAATATCGTAAGGCATTAATTGACAAGGAATGGAAAGACAGATTACATCAATACATGACTGGTATAATTCAATCAAATCAGCATAAAATGCTTTGTATAAACAGTATGCCCGATCATATTCATATATTTATAGGAATGCGTCCAACTCAATCTATTTCTTCGCTTGTCCAAAATGTAAAAACAGAAACAAGTAAATGGATTAAAGAACAAAAATTATGTTTAGCTTTTGCATGGCAGGAAGGTTATGGTGCTTTTTCATATTCAAGAAGTCATGTGCCTAATGTAATTCGTTACATACAAAATCAAGAGCAACATCATAAAAAGGAAACATTTTTAGAGGAATATCAAAAACTACTAAATGCATTTGAAATAGAATATGATGAACAATATATTTTTAAAGAACCAATTGCATGA
- a CDS encoding SDR family NAD(P)-dependent oxidoreductase, with translation MSKTILISGSTKGFGRAWTEAFLEKGYKVAATARNIESLQDLKAKYGDAILPLTLDVNNREDSFAVAQKVQEHFGTIDILINNAGYALNGAVEEASEKEARAQFETNFFGTLWLTQAVLPVMRNQKSGHIIQVSSILGITTLPNLGLYNATKFAVEGLTETLSQEVKQFGINVTLIEPNGYFTEIWGNGFNSESIPAYDGIRKAIAEGHDPDTFGKTSATVPAIIKLVEAENPPLRLFLGKVALPFAKQTYEQKIATWEEWNDVSVAAHG, from the coding sequence ATGTCAAAAACAATTTTAATTTCGGGATCAACAAAAGGATTTGGAAGAGCCTGGACAGAAGCATTTTTAGAAAAAGGATACAAAGTAGCTGCAACGGCCAGAAATATTGAATCTCTTCAGGATCTAAAAGCAAAATACGGAGATGCAATCTTACCTCTTACGCTTGACGTAAACAATCGCGAAGATTCATTTGCCGTTGCACAAAAAGTACAAGAGCATTTTGGGACTATAGATATCCTGATCAACAATGCCGGTTATGCTCTAAATGGCGCTGTTGAAGAAGCAAGCGAAAAAGAAGCCAGAGCACAATTTGAAACTAACTTTTTTGGTACACTTTGGTTAACACAAGCCGTTTTACCAGTTATGAGAAACCAAAAAAGCGGTCACATTATTCAGGTTTCTTCTATTTTAGGAATCACAACTTTGCCAAATTTAGGTCTTTATAATGCTACTAAATTTGCTGTAGAAGGCCTTACTGAAACACTTTCTCAAGAGGTAAAACAATTTGGAATCAATGTGACTTTGATTGAACCAAACGGTTATTTTACTGAAATCTGGGGTAATGGATTCAACAGCGAAAGCATTCCTGCTTATGACGGAATTAGAAAAGCAATTGCGGAAGGACATGATCCTGATACTTTTGGTAAAACAAGTGCTACCGTTCCGGCAATTATTAAATTGGTTGAAGCCGAAAATCCTCCTTTACGTTTATTCTTAGGAAAAGTGGCTTTACCATTTGCAAAACAAACTTATGAACAAAAAATTGCAACCTGGGAAGAATGGAATGATGTTTCTGTGGCTGCTCATGGATAA
- a CDS encoding GNAT family N-acetyltransferase, with protein sequence MKPIIIPIENKYADAIVDLVLSIQQKEFNVPITLEDQPDLLNITNFYYASGGGFWGAFIDDELVGTIALVKFSTNEAAIRKMFVKKEFRGKEFSIAQNLLETLIDYCKENEIDDLYLGTISILEAALRFYERNHFVRVEKESLPATFPVMSADNVFCHLKLKNKE encoded by the coding sequence ATGAAACCAATAATTATTCCAATTGAAAATAAATATGCAGATGCTATCGTAGATTTAGTTTTAAGCATTCAGCAAAAGGAGTTTAACGTTCCGATTACATTAGAAGATCAACCGGATTTATTAAACATAACCAACTTTTACTATGCCAGTGGCGGTGGTTTTTGGGGTGCTTTTATCGATGATGAATTAGTAGGTACGATTGCTTTAGTAAAATTTAGTACTAACGAAGCTGCAATAAGAAAAATGTTTGTAAAAAAAGAATTCCGTGGAAAAGAGTTCTCAATTGCACAGAATTTATTAGAGACTTTGATTGATTATTGTAAAGAAAATGAAATTGATGATTTATATTTGGGAACAATATCGATACTAGAAGCTGCTTTGCGTTTTTACGAAAGAAACCATTTTGTGCGTGTTGAGAAAGAATCGCTTCCGGCAACATTTCCGGTAATGAGTGCAGACAATGTATTTTGTCATTTAAAACTAAAAAATAAGGAATGA
- a CDS encoding FAD:protein FMN transferase, with amino-acid sequence MNKSILYKFLLLFAIISSLSGNAQVLRKRTTLLMGGRFDITIVAKDSLEAEKNIDEVIAEITRIENLISDWKPTSQVSEVNQNAGIKPVKVDREVFELTQRAIQFSEVTKGGFDVSFAAMDRIWKFDGSMIEMPSAEAIKKSVEKVGYKNIILDSVQSTIFLKLKGMKIGFGALGEGYATDKCRAMMIAKGIKAGIINGSGDMSTWGKQPNGNPWKIGITNPFDPEKLLATIPLEQHAITTSGSYEKFVVFNGIRYSHIINPATGYPATGLCSVTVLGPDAETANGLSTSLMVLGQKEGLLLLEKYPDYSCLMITDNGKVIKSKSFKIKKFKAKF; translated from the coding sequence ATGAATAAATCAATCCTATATAAATTTCTTCTACTCTTTGCAATAATTTCGAGCTTGTCAGGCAATGCACAAGTTTTACGAAAAAGAACAACGCTTCTTATGGGCGGACGTTTTGATATTACAATTGTTGCAAAAGATTCGCTTGAAGCGGAAAAAAATATAGATGAAGTCATTGCTGAAATTACCCGAATCGAAAACCTAATTTCAGACTGGAAACCTACCTCACAAGTTTCTGAAGTCAATCAAAATGCAGGAATTAAACCTGTGAAAGTTGATCGCGAAGTTTTTGAACTAACGCAAAGAGCCATACAATTTTCTGAAGTCACAAAAGGCGGATTTGACGTGAGCTTTGCCGCAATGGACAGAATCTGGAAATTTGACGGATCAATGATCGAAATGCCTTCGGCGGAAGCCATAAAAAAATCAGTCGAAAAAGTGGGTTATAAAAACATTATTCTGGATAGTGTACAATCGACTATTTTTCTGAAATTAAAAGGAATGAAAATTGGTTTCGGTGCTCTGGGCGAAGGTTATGCAACTGATAAATGTCGGGCCATGATGATTGCAAAAGGCATTAAAGCCGGAATTATAAACGGCTCCGGAGATATGAGCACCTGGGGAAAACAGCCTAACGGAAATCCATGGAAAATAGGAATCACAAATCCGTTTGATCCTGAGAAACTTCTGGCGACAATTCCGTTAGAACAACACGCTATAACTACTTCTGGAAGCTATGAGAAATTTGTTGTTTTTAATGGTATACGCTACTCACATATTATAAATCCTGCCACAGGTTATCCAGCCACAGGATTGTGCAGCGTGACAGTTCTTGGTCCCGATGCCGAAACCGCAAATGGTTTAAGCACTTCTCTTATGGTTTTAGGACAAAAAGAAGGTTTGCTATTACTTGAAAAATACCCTGACTATAGCTGTTTAATGATTACGGATAATGGTAAAGTTATCAAATCGAAAAGCTTTAAAATCAAGAAGTTTAAAGCTAAGTTTTAA
- a CDS encoding MarR family transcriptional regulator, whose protein sequence is MNIINESGILAISTRLQRLSEQLRKDGALFYKSYGIDFEPKWFPVIYTLHHKGVLSVVEIANEIGYTHPSTISLLKELEKQKLIRSKKDKVDERKRLIVLTAKGQELILEMEPVWGVMTQVLSDIADNQNNLLKAIDEAENKILHQSFLQRALQLKSESENQ, encoded by the coding sequence ATGAATATTATTAACGAATCAGGAATTTTAGCTATTTCAACGCGATTGCAACGTCTAAGCGAACAATTGCGCAAAGACGGTGCCTTATTTTATAAATCGTATGGTATTGACTTTGAGCCTAAATGGTTTCCGGTAATTTATACCTTGCATCACAAAGGAGTTTTGAGTGTTGTTGAAATTGCAAATGAAATAGGTTATACACATCCTTCGACCATTAGTTTGCTTAAGGAACTGGAAAAACAAAAACTAATTCGTTCCAAAAAAGATAAAGTAGACGAGCGCAAACGACTTATAGTTTTGACCGCAAAAGGGCAGGAGCTTATTTTAGAAATGGAACCTGTTTGGGGTGTAATGACGCAGGTTCTTTCGGATATTGCAGACAATCAGAATAATTTGCTAAAAGCCATTGACGAAGCCGAAAACAAGATTTTGCATCAGAGTTTTTTGCAAAGAGCTTTACAATTAAAGAGCGAGAGTGAAAATCAATAA
- a CDS encoding PrgI family protein: MENLNFIDPLLHGITPEKTNNVIPNPSVKQLLIAGVGSLIASAVLKKAGQNKTAAVVGSLALPLIASACYKQYSKVTKAKREINDSSGIEYNH, translated from the coding sequence ATGGAAAATTTAAATTTCATAGACCCTCTACTTCACGGAATCACTCCTGAAAAAACAAATAACGTAATACCAAATCCATCTGTAAAACAATTGCTTATTGCCGGAGTAGGTTCACTTATTGCAAGTGCTGTACTAAAAAAAGCAGGGCAAAATAAAACAGCTGCAGTAGTAGGAAGTCTTGCACTGCCATTAATAGCATCAGCGTGCTACAAACAGTATTCTAAAGTTACAAAGGCAAAAAGAGAAATAAATGATAGCAGTGGTATTGAATACAATCACTAA
- a CDS encoding ATP-binding protein has product MNLYELVINDTEKVALDDLHFSQENKTALLQTIKEHTYIEELKKYNLKVDNKILLHGHSGCGKTTTAKAIATTLNKKLIIINLSTLINSKIGETSKNLKAIFDRVISEKAVLFLDEFDQIGKSRDNNDKDVAEMKRLVNTLIQLIDYFPADSLLICATNYYNSIDTALLRRFQIKLKFEMPDENELDNYYDKLLANFPIHFQDIIRKYNVSYAEVKDYINTTMKKQIIAELELQEKQKLSETIL; this is encoded by the coding sequence ATGAATCTGTACGAACTTGTTATAAATGATACTGAAAAAGTAGCACTTGATGATTTACATTTCAGCCAGGAAAATAAAACCGCGTTACTTCAGACGATTAAAGAACATACTTATATTGAAGAACTAAAAAAGTATAATCTTAAAGTTGACAATAAAATTCTGCTTCACGGCCATTCCGGATGCGGAAAAACAACGACTGCAAAAGCCATTGCGACTACTTTAAATAAAAAACTTATTATTATAAATCTCAGTACTTTAATCAATTCAAAAATTGGTGAAACTTCTAAAAATCTAAAAGCCATATTCGACAGAGTGATCTCGGAGAAAGCGGTTTTATTCTTGGATGAATTTGACCAAATTGGTAAAAGCAGGGATAACAATGACAAGGATGTTGCAGAAATGAAACGTTTGGTAAATACCTTAATTCAATTGATTGATTATTTTCCAGCAGACAGTTTACTTATTTGCGCCACCAATTATTACAACAGCATTGACACGGCTTTGCTTCGAAGATTTCAAATTAAATTAAAATTTGAAATGCCAGATGAAAATGAACTTGATAATTATTATGATAAATTATTAGCTAATTTTCCAATTCATTTTCAGGATATTATAAGAAAATATAATGTTTCATACGCTGAGGTAAAAGACTACATCAACACGACAATGAAAAAACAAATCATTGCTGAATTAGAACTTCAGGAAAAACAAAAACTTAGCGAAACAATATTATAA
- a CDS encoding DUF2271 domain-containing protein, whose amino-acid sequence MKSIFKIALTGALICLISFQASAQSKYKCMLQMSNYMGEGAYIVVSLINPKGEYEKTLYVMGDDKKWYKSLKEWNKFQAQKHEDVSAKTGASVTGGDRSITTIEIEDSKINKGYKLRFESAVEDQKYHVNDAEIPLTTEGLADKTEGKGYIRYVRLSKI is encoded by the coding sequence ATGAAATCAATATTCAAAATAGCCCTTACAGGTGCATTAATCTGCCTTATTTCGTTTCAGGCATCAGCGCAAAGCAAATACAAATGTATGCTTCAGATGTCTAATTATATGGGAGAAGGTGCTTATATTGTAGTTTCGCTAATCAACCCAAAAGGAGAATACGAAAAAACACTTTATGTAATGGGCGACGATAAAAAATGGTATAAATCATTGAAAGAATGGAATAAATTCCAAGCTCAGAAACATGAAGATGTCAGTGCAAAAACCGGAGCATCTGTTACTGGCGGAGACCGTAGCATTACTACAATAGAAATTGAAGATTCTAAAATTAATAAAGGATATAAATTAAGATTTGAGTCGGCGGTTGAAGATCAAAAATACCATGTAAATGATGCCGAGATTCCACTTACAACAGAAGGTCTTGCTGATAAAACAGAAGGTAAAGGATATATTAGATACGTAAGATTAAGTAAAATTTAA
- a CDS encoding PepSY domain-containing protein — protein sequence MTLSFWRYTHLALALFSSLFLLLASVTGIILAVDAVQEKTLPYKAENFDSITLGETLPVLKKEYSEITELSVDYNQFVTLQAIDADGNDINAYINPKTGKTLGKPVKKSEFIQWVTGLHRSLFLHETGRFFVGVISFLLVLISISGFALVLNRQRGIRNFFSKVIKDYFAQYYHVILGRLALIPILIIALTGTYLSLERLNFFMGEKKEKEKSETVALSKKNTAENVFNTTLLADVKKIEFPFTDDPEEYYIIELKDREIEVNQVTGAVITEKRSSKTAQFADLSLDLHTGRINGIWAIILAIACVNILFFIYSGFAITLKRRSTRIKNKFKADESNYILLAGSENGSTFRFANAIQKQLINHGEKVHIAELNQYKVFPKAEHIILFSSTHGLGDAPSNGNNFLSLLKKHNQQQKVNFSVVGFGSKAYPDFCGFAVEIDQHLETQNWAERFLELQTVNDKSAEEFVDWIKLWSAKTEIPLSTTPSLYNHAPKGLSKLMVLDKTLISETEQTFLVTLRANMRAKFTSGDLLAIYPANDTRERLYSIGNHTENIQLVVKLHPHGLGSGFLNNLVPGNTIKGRIINNGAFHFPKKASKVALISNGTGIAPFLGMIEQNKKKTETHLYSGFRMETETVLGYKKFASEMMEKKQLHNFHLALSRAENHHYVMDLIKHDADFFIDLLQQNGVIMICGSLAMQKDVESILDSLCLAQKMKSISEYKENGQVLTDCY from the coding sequence ATGACTCTCTCTTTCTGGCGTTACACACACTTAGCTTTGGCTTTGTTTTCTTCTTTATTTTTACTGCTGGCATCTGTAACGGGTATCATTTTGGCAGTAGATGCAGTTCAGGAAAAAACACTTCCGTACAAAGCAGAAAATTTTGATTCTATAACTTTAGGAGAAACCTTGCCGGTATTAAAAAAGGAATATTCTGAAATTACCGAGTTAAGTGTAGATTACAATCAGTTTGTAACGCTTCAGGCAATTGACGCTGATGGCAATGATATCAATGCTTATATCAATCCTAAAACAGGGAAAACTTTAGGGAAACCAGTAAAAAAGAGCGAGTTTATTCAATGGGTAACCGGTTTACACCGTTCTTTATTTCTTCATGAAACCGGACGTTTTTTTGTTGGTGTAATTTCCTTTTTACTTGTATTAATTTCTATTTCAGGTTTTGCTCTTGTTCTCAATAGACAAAGAGGAATTCGTAATTTCTTTTCGAAAGTAATAAAAGACTATTTTGCTCAATATTATCATGTTATTTTAGGAAGATTGGCTTTAATTCCAATTCTGATTATTGCACTTACCGGAACCTATTTATCGCTGGAAAGACTCAACTTTTTCATGGGTGAAAAGAAGGAAAAAGAAAAATCAGAAACTGTAGCACTTTCCAAAAAAAATACGGCCGAAAATGTTTTTAATACAACACTTTTGGCGGATGTAAAGAAAATCGAATTTCCGTTTACAGATGATCCTGAAGAGTATTATATTATTGAATTAAAAGACAGAGAAATTGAAGTAAATCAGGTTACAGGTGCCGTAATTACAGAGAAACGTTCGTCAAAGACCGCTCAATTTGCTGATTTGAGTCTTGATCTTCATACGGGAAGAATTAACGGAATTTGGGCAATAATCCTTGCCATTGCCTGCGTTAATATTCTCTTTTTTATCTATTCCGGTTTTGCGATTACTTTAAAAAGAAGGTCAACCCGAATTAAAAACAAATTTAAAGCCGACGAAAGTAACTACATTTTATTGGCAGGTTCTGAAAACGGAAGCACTTTTCGTTTTGCAAATGCAATTCAGAAACAATTAATCAATCACGGAGAAAAAGTACATATCGCCGAGCTGAATCAATATAAAGTTTTTCCAAAGGCGGAACATATTATTCTGTTTTCTTCAACACACGGATTAGGCGATGCACCTTCTAACGGAAATAATTTTTTATCTCTTTTAAAGAAACACAATCAACAACAAAAAGTCAATTTTTCGGTAGTTGGTTTTGGTTCTAAAGCTTATCCTGATTTTTGTGGTTTTGCAGTTGAAATTGATCAACATTTGGAAACTCAAAACTGGGCAGAACGCTTTTTAGAATTGCAAACTGTAAACGATAAATCGGCAGAGGAATTTGTAGATTGGATTAAATTATGGAGTGCTAAAACTGAAATTCCGTTATCAACAACGCCTTCATTATACAATCATGCACCAAAAGGTTTATCAAAACTAATGGTGCTGGATAAAACATTGATTTCTGAAACTGAACAAACTTTTCTGGTTACGTTACGCGCTAATATGAGAGCCAAATTTACTTCAGGAGATTTACTCGCTATTTATCCGGCAAACGACACGAGAGAGCGCCTCTACTCTATCGGAAATCATACCGAAAACATTCAACTGGTCGTAAAACTACATCCTCACGGATTAGGTTCCGGATTTCTAAATAACCTTGTTCCGGGAAATACAATCAAAGGCAGAATCATCAATAATGGGGCTTTTCATTTTCCTAAAAAAGCTTCTAAAGTCGCTCTGATTTCTAACGGAACCGGTATTGCACCTTTTCTGGGAATGATCGAACAGAACAAGAAAAAAACAGAAACACATTTGTACTCCGGCTTCCGAATGGAAACGGAAACTGTTTTAGGTTATAAAAAATTTGCCTCAGAAATGATGGAAAAAAAGCAACTTCACAATTTTCATTTGGCTTTATCCCGTGCAGAAAATCATCATTATGTAATGGATTTAATCAAACACGATGCTGACTTTTTTATAGATTTATTACAACAAAACGGAGTTATTATGATTTGCGGTTCGCTCGCAATGCAAAAAGATGTCGAATCTATTTTAGATAGTTTATGTCTTGCACAGAAAATGAAAAGTATTTCAGAATATAAAGAAAATGGTCAGGTTTTAACGGATTGTTATTAG
- a CDS encoding STAS/SEC14 domain-containing protein — MIHQIDTTDNIVAFRALAEVTTEDFLNVVIPAVEHLVKQTNEINFLLVLDSDVESFTSDKWLKDALLGLKHLGKWNRAAIITDSEDIISFTNGFSYIVSGEFHGFKKEAFNKALNWVEGNINIIS; from the coding sequence ATGATACATCAAATTGACACAACAGATAATATTGTAGCATTTAGAGCATTAGCAGAAGTTACCACAGAAGATTTTTTAAATGTAGTAATCCCTGCAGTGGAACATTTAGTAAAACAAACCAATGAAATTAACTTTTTGTTAGTTTTAGATTCTGATGTTGAAAGTTTCACTTCAGACAAGTGGTTAAAAGACGCATTACTCGGATTAAAACACCTTGGAAAATGGAATCGTGCCGCTATAATTACAGATTCTGAAGACATAATCTCTTTCACCAACGGATTTAGTTATATAGTTTCAGGGGAATTTCACGGCTTTAAAAAAGAAGCATTCAACAAAGCATTAAATTGGGTCGAAGGGAATATTAACATCATCTCGTAA
- a CDS encoding Crp/Fnr family transcriptional regulator — MEIDAILDEIFKLPQESKTALKLNITEVKYPKGHILLNAGKVESNIYFIKKGIVRAYIDQDDNEVTFWFGKEGQTVISMKSYTQEEKGYENIELLEDCELYELKKEDLQKLFDTDIHIANWGRKFAEIELVKTEERLISRQFKNATDRYLELLTYHPELIRRIQLGHIASYLGITQVSLSRIRAEIK, encoded by the coding sequence ATGGAAATCGACGCAATTCTAGACGAAATATTCAAATTACCCCAAGAATCAAAAACTGCATTAAAATTAAATATCACTGAGGTAAAATATCCAAAAGGACATATTCTCTTAAACGCGGGTAAAGTTGAATCGAATATCTATTTTATAAAAAAAGGAATTGTACGCGCTTATATAGATCAGGATGACAACGAAGTTACTTTTTGGTTTGGAAAGGAAGGTCAAACAGTGATTTCGATGAAAAGTTATACTCAAGAGGAAAAAGGATATGAAAACATAGAACTTCTGGAAGATTGCGAACTTTATGAATTAAAAAAAGAAGACCTTCAAAAGCTATTTGATACTGATATTCATATTGCAAACTGGGGCAGAAAATTTGCCGAAATAGAACTCGTAAAAACCGAAGAACGCTTGATTTCTCGCCAATTTAAAAATGCCACTGATCGTTATTTGGAATTATTAACGTATCATCCTGAATTAATCAGAAGAATTCAACTGGGACATATTGCCTCTTATCTCGGGATCACACAAGTAAGTTTAAGCAGAATAAGAGCTGAGATAAAATAA
- a CDS encoding ankyrin repeat domain-containing protein, with amino-acid sequence MKKNLFLSLALATTLFVSAQQKNSLLEASFWKTAPDATAVKAEIAKGNIPSEANTSAFDVTTLAINNDAPFATIKFLLEQPGNPLNKSTHDNRIYLHWAAYRGNVELTEYLITKGSDVNLEDSHGTTPIVFAASSGQTNPKLYELFFKAGIDPKKKYADGANLLLMAIPFDKELTFTDYLITKGLSLKDVNNNGITAFDYAAKTGNITLLKKLLDRKVKYTDNALLIASQGNRRETTSLEAYKFLVEEIKIKPTATNKSGENVLHFLATKSNQKEIISYFLAKGVEVNKLDKEGNTPFMIAAGARENGALEQLLATAKNINLQNTKGESTLTLAIKSGTPEAVAVLLAKDADVKVTDKDGNNLGVYLVQSFRPGAKQDSFDAKVKLLQEKGFDFAVPQKDGSTLYHFAVVKNDLSLVKKLADLKIDVNAKNKDRITALHKAAMIAKDDSILKYLISIGAKKDITTEFNESAYALAKENESLTRQNISIEFLK; translated from the coding sequence ATGAAAAAGAACCTATTTCTTTCTCTCGCATTAGCTACTACTTTATTTGTTAGTGCTCAACAAAAAAATAGTTTATTAGAAGCTTCTTTTTGGAAAACTGCACCAGATGCTACAGCCGTGAAAGCTGAAATAGCAAAAGGAAACATTCCTTCTGAAGCTAACACTAGTGCATTTGATGTTACAACTCTTGCTATTAATAATGATGCTCCTTTTGCAACTATAAAATTCTTGTTAGAGCAACCGGGCAATCCATTAAATAAATCTACACATGACAATCGTATTTATTTACATTGGGCAGCGTACAGAGGAAATGTTGAGTTAACGGAATATCTTATTACTAAAGGTTCAGATGTTAACCTTGAAGACAGTCACGGCACTACTCCTATTGTTTTTGCAGCTTCCAGCGGACAAACGAATCCTAAACTTTATGAACTTTTCTTTAAAGCAGGAATCGATCCGAAGAAAAAATATGCTGACGGTGCAAATCTTTTACTAATGGCAATTCCGTTTGATAAAGAGCTTACTTTCACTGATTATCTTATCACAAAAGGTTTGTCTCTTAAAGATGTTAACAATAATGGAATTACCGCTTTTGATTATGCTGCCAAAACTGGAAATATCACTCTTCTGAAAAAACTATTAGACAGAAAAGTAAAATATACAGACAACGCACTTCTTATTGCAAGTCAGGGAAATCGTAGAGAAACTACTTCTCTTGAAGCTTATAAATTTTTAGTTGAAGAAATAAAAATAAAACCTACCGCTACTAATAAATCCGGAGAAAATGTATTGCATTTTTTAGCTACAAAATCAAATCAAAAAGAGATTATCAGTTACTTTTTGGCAAAAGGTGTTGAGGTTAATAAACTTGACAAAGAAGGAAATACTCCTTTTATGATTGCTGCAGGAGCCAGAGAAAATGGCGCATTAGAACAATTATTGGCTACAGCTAAAAATATCAACTTACAAAACACAAAAGGAGAATCAACTTTGACACTGGCTATAAAATCAGGAACACCTGAAGCTGTAGCAGTACTTTTAGCAAAAGACGCAGATGTTAAAGTTACTGATAAAGATGGTAATAATTTAGGCGTTTATTTAGTGCAGTCTTTCAGACCTGGAGCTAAACAAGATTCTTTTGATGCTAAAGTAAAATTGCTTCAGGAAAAAGGGTTTGATTTTGCTGTACCTCAAAAAGACGGAAGTACTTTATATCATTTTGCTGTTGTTAAAAACGACTTATCTTTGGTGAAAAAATTAGCTGATTTAAAGATTGATGTAAATGCTAAAAATAAAGATCGTATAACGGCGCTGCATAAAGCGGCAATGATTGCTAAAGACGATTCGATCTTAAAATATTTAATTTCGATAGGTGCTAAAAAAGACATTACAACTGAATTTAATGAAAGTGCTTATGCTTTAGCTAAAGAAAATGAATCACTGACAAGGCAAAATATATCTATCGAATTTTTAAAATAA